One Serpentinicella alkaliphila DNA segment encodes these proteins:
- the rplR gene encoding 50S ribosomal protein L18 → MFKKVSKNLTRLKRHKRVRNKVAGTPVRPRLNVYRSLNNIYAQIIDDVAGNTLVAASSLDKEIKDQVKTTGNKEAAQLVGKLVAQKALEKGITTVTFDRGGYIYHGRVKALAESARENGLNF, encoded by the coding sequence TTGTTTAAAAAGGTAAGCAAAAACCTTACAAGACTAAAAAGACATAAAAGAGTTCGTAATAAAGTAGCGGGAACTCCTGTAAGACCAAGATTAAATGTTTACAGAAGCTTAAATAACATTTATGCACAAATTATAGATGACGTGGCTGGCAACACACTAGTTGCAGCATCATCTTTAGATAAAGAAATAAAAGATCAAGTAAAAACAACTGGAAATAAAGAAGCTGCGCAACTTGTAGGAAAACTTGTAGCTCAAAAAGCTCTTGAAAAAGGAATTACTACAGTAACTTTTGATCGTGGGGGATATATCTACCACGGAAGAGTTAAGGCATTAGCTGAGAGTGCAAGAGAAAACGGGTTGAATTTCTAG
- the rpsS gene encoding 30S ribosomal protein S19 encodes MSRSTKKGPFIHKGLLKKIEEMNQNNEKKVLKTWSRSSTIFPDMIGHTIAVHDGRKHVPVYVTEDMVGHKLGEFAPTRTYRGHADNEKTTKKK; translated from the coding sequence ATGAGCAGATCAACTAAAAAAGGACCTTTTATTCATAAAGGACTTCTTAAGAAAATAGAAGAAATGAACCAAAACAACGAGAAAAAAGTTTTAAAGACTTGGTCAAGATCATCAACGATATTCCCAGATATGATCGGACATACAATAGCTGTACATGATGGAAGAAAACATGTTCCAGTTTATGTAACAGAGGATATGGTTGGACATAAGTTAGGTGAGTTTGCACCTACAAGAACGTACAGAGGACACGCAGATAACGAAAAAACAACTAAAAAGAAATAG
- the rplB gene encoding 50S ribosomal protein L2: MAIKKFKPTSPGVRSKTVLTFDEITKVEPEKSLVEILTKTGGRNVHGKITTRHRGGGAKRKYRIIDFKRNKDGIPAKVASIEYDPNRSANIALLHYVDGEKRYIIAPAGLKAGDMVESGPNADIKVGNALPLKNIPVGTVVHNIEMKPEKGGQIARAAGNSAQLMAKEGKNALLRLPSGEIRYINIDCKATVGQVGNLDHENVTIGKAGRKRHMGIRPTVRGSAMNPNDHPHGGGEGRSPIGRPSPVTPWGKPALGYKTRDKKKASNKAIVSRRKK, translated from the coding sequence ATGGCTATTAAGAAGTTTAAACCTACTTCACCGGGTGTTAGATCTAAAACGGTTTTAACATTTGATGAGATTACTAAAGTAGAGCCAGAAAAATCTCTTGTTGAGATTCTAACTAAAACTGGTGGACGTAACGTTCATGGTAAAATCACTACTCGTCACAGAGGCGGTGGAGCAAAAAGAAAATATAGAATAATTGACTTTAAAAGAAACAAAGATGGTATACCTGCAAAGGTTGCATCTATTGAATATGATCCAAACAGATCTGCTAACATTGCACTACTGCACTATGTAGACGGTGAAAAAAGATACATCATTGCACCAGCAGGATTAAAAGCTGGGGATATGGTTGAGTCTGGACCAAATGCAGATATTAAAGTTGGAAATGCACTACCACTTAAAAACATTCCTGTTGGTACAGTAGTACACAACATTGAAATGAAGCCTGAAAAAGGTGGCCAAATTGCAAGAGCAGCTGGAAACTCTGCACAATTAATGGCTAAAGAAGGTAAAAATGCTTTATTAAGATTACCATCTGGAGAAATCAGATATATAAATATTGACTGTAAAGCAACAGTAGGTCAAGTAGGAAACTTAGATCATGAAAATGTTACAATAGGTAAAGCAGGAAGAAAAAGACATATGGGTATTAGACCTACAGTTAGAGGTTCTGCGATGAATCCTAATGACCATCCACACGGTGGTGGTGAGGGTAGATCTCCAATCGGACGTCCAAGTCCAGTTACACCATGGGGTAAACCAGCACTTGGTTACAAAACTCGTGATAAGAAAAAAGCTTCGAACAAAGCTATTGTATCAAGAAGAAAGAAATAA
- the rplX gene encoding 50S ribosomal protein L24, which translates to MRIKKGDSVVVIAGKDKGKKGKVLQVIPKNNKVIVEGVNIITKHQKPTGQNQQGGIIKREAAIDASNVMYFEKKADQGVRIGFKFLENGDKVRVSKKTGEVID; encoded by the coding sequence ATGCGTATAAAAAAAGGAGATTCTGTGGTTGTAATCGCAGGTAAAGATAAAGGTAAAAAAGGCAAAGTGCTTCAAGTTATCCCTAAAAACAATAAAGTGATCGTTGAGGGAGTAAACATTATAACTAAGCACCAAAAACCGACAGGACAAAACCAACAAGGTGGAATCATTAAACGTGAAGCGGCAATTGATGCTTCAAACGTAATGTACTTCGAAAAGAAAGCGGACCAAGGAGTAAGAATTGGTTTCAAATTCTTAGAGAACGGAGACAAAGTAAGAGTAAGCAAGAAAACTGGAGAAGTTATAGATTAA
- the rplV gene encoding 50S ribosomal protein L22, producing the protein MEARAIVKHVRIAPRKAQQVVDLVRGKQVDEALAILKYVPRAGAVIVEKLIKSAAANAENNHNMNRDQLFVAEIYANQGPTMKRFRPRAMGRATTILKRTSHIGVVLKEK; encoded by the coding sequence ATGGAAGCCAGAGCAATAGTTAAACACGTTAGAATTGCTCCTAGAAAAGCTCAACAAGTTGTTGATCTAGTAAGAGGAAAGCAAGTTGATGAAGCTTTAGCGATATTAAAATATGTACCTAGAGCAGGTGCTGTTATAGTTGAAAAATTAATTAAGTCTGCAGCAGCTAATGCTGAGAACAATCACAATATGAATAGAGATCAATTATTTGTTGCGGAAATTTATGCAAATCAAGGACCAACAATGAAACGTTTTAGACCTCGCGCTATGGGTCGTGCAACAACTATATTAAAAAGAACAAGTCACATCGGCGTAGTATTAAAAGAAAAATAG
- the rpmD gene encoding 50S ribosomal protein L30, protein MSTLNIKLVRSVIGTLPNQRKTVEALGLRKIGQSVEKPDNAQTRGMIEVVKHLVEVKEA, encoded by the coding sequence ATGTCAACTTTAAATATAAAGCTTGTAAGAAGCGTTATTGGTACTTTACCAAACCAAAGAAAAACAGTTGAAGCATTAGGTTTAAGAAAAATTGGTCAATCAGTTGAAAAACCAGACAATGCTCAAACTAGAGGTATGATAGAAGTAGTAAAACATTTAGTAGAAGTTAAAGAAGCATAA
- the rplC gene encoding 50S ribosomal protein L3: MKGIIGRKIGMTQIFNEAGVVIPVTVIEVEPNVVTQVKTAEKDGYTAVQLGYETVREKLTNKPLKGHFEKAGTAPKRKVKEFRLDSVENFTVGQELTVETFEAGEKVDITGVTKGKGFQGVIKRHGQSRGPMAHGSRYHRRPGSMGAATSPGRVFKGKKLPGHMGNVQVTVQNLEVVQVMADKNIILVKGAVPGPKRGTLTIKQSKKQSK, from the coding sequence ATACCTGTAACGGTTATTGAAGTTGAGCCAAATGTTGTAACTCAAGTTAAAACTGCTGAAAAAGATGGATATACTGCAGTTCAATTAGGTTACGAAACAGTAAGAGAGAAATTAACTAACAAACCTTTAAAAGGACACTTTGAAAAAGCAGGAACTGCACCAAAGAGAAAAGTTAAAGAGTTTAGACTTGACAGTGTAGAGAACTTTACAGTAGGTCAAGAATTAACAGTTGAAACTTTCGAAGCTGGAGAAAAAGTAGATATTACTGGAGTTACAAAAGGAAAAGGATTCCAAGGCGTAATCAAGAGACATGGTCAAAGTAGAGGACCAATGGCTCACGGTTCTAGATATCATAGAAGACCAGGTTCAATGGGAGCTGCTACTTCGCCAGGAAGAGTATTCAAAGGTAAAAAATTACCTGGACATATGGGGAATGTACAAGTAACTGTACAAAACTTAGAAGTTGTTCAAGTAATGGCTGATAAAAACATTATCTTAGTAAAAGGTGCTGTACCAGGGCCGAAACGTGGTACGTTAACTATAAAACAATCTAAAAAACAATCTAAATAG
- the rpmC gene encoding 50S ribosomal protein L29, with the protein MKANLVRDMSDMELSQKLADLKGELFNLRFQLATGQLENPLRIRNVRKDIARIKTIIREREIKQQNA; encoded by the coding sequence ATGAAAGCTAATTTAGTTAGAGATATGTCTGATATGGAATTATCACAAAAACTAGCGGACTTAAAAGGTGAATTGTTTAACTTGCGTTTTCAATTAGCGACAGGACAGCTTGAAAACCCACTTAGAATCAGAAATGTTCGTAAGGATATTGCAAGAATTAAGACAATCATTAGAGAACGTGAAATTAAACAACAAAACGCTTAA
- the rplE gene encoding 50S ribosomal protein L5, giving the protein MARLRDLYKEQVVPALVEKFGYKNIMEVPKLEKIVINMGLGDAKDNAKALEVAVKELGIIAGQKPVTTRAKKSVSNFKVREGMPIGAKVTLRGNIMYEFADKLMNISLPRVRDFRGVSAKAFDGRGNYSLGIKEQLIFPEIEYDKVEKVRGMDIIFVTTAKTDEESRELLKLMGMPFTK; this is encoded by the coding sequence ATGGCTAGGTTAAGAGACTTATATAAAGAACAAGTTGTTCCAGCTTTAGTTGAAAAGTTTGGATATAAAAATATAATGGAAGTACCTAAGTTAGAAAAAATCGTTATCAATATGGGTTTAGGCGATGCGAAAGATAATGCTAAGGCATTAGAAGTAGCAGTTAAGGAATTAGGAATAATTGCTGGTCAAAAGCCTGTAACTACAAGAGCTAAAAAATCAGTATCTAACTTTAAAGTACGTGAAGGAATGCCGATAGGTGCAAAAGTAACTTTAAGAGGAAATATTATGTATGAGTTTGCTGATAAACTTATGAATATTTCACTTCCAAGGGTAAGAGACTTTAGAGGTGTTAGTGCAAAAGCCTTTGACGGAAGAGGTAATTACTCACTTGGAATTAAGGAGCAGTTAATTTTCCCAGAGATCGAATACGATAAAGTTGAAAAAGTAAGAGGAATGGACATCATCTTCGTAACTACTGCGAAAACAGATGAAGAGTCTAGAGAACTATTGAAACTAATGGGTATGCCATTTACTAAATAG
- a CDS encoding type Z 30S ribosomal protein S14 gives MAKTSLKVKQARKQKYKTQEYTRCKICGRPHGYLRKFGICRICFRNLAYKGQIPGVKKASW, from the coding sequence GTGGCTAAAACGTCTTTAAAAGTTAAACAAGCGAGAAAGCAAAAATATAAAACACAAGAATATACAAGATGTAAAATCTGTGGAAGACCACACGGCTATTTAAGAAAATTTGGTATTTGCCGTATATGTTTTAGAAATTTAGCCTATAAAGGTCAAATCCCAGGCGTTAAAAAAGCAAGCTGGTAG
- the rpsC gene encoding 30S ribosomal protein S3, protein MGQKVSPHGLRVGIIKDWDAKWYANKKDFSDLLVEDYKIRVYVKKKLFTSGVSKVEIERAANNRVKVNVHTAKPGMVIGKGGLGVEEVKKDLEKMTKKNVVVNVVEVKRPEIDSQLVAESIAFALERRISFRRAMKQAMQRAMRAGAKGIKVSTSGRLGGAEMARTEGYSEGTVPLHTLRADIDYGTAEADTTYGKLGIKVWIYKGEVLPTRARKVVKEDNNQEVNA, encoded by the coding sequence ATGGGTCAAAAGGTTAGCCCTCACGGGTTGAGAGTTGGAATTATTAAGGACTGGGATGCAAAATGGTATGCTAACAAAAAAGACTTTTCAGATCTTTTAGTTGAAGACTATAAAATCCGTGTATATGTAAAGAAGAAACTTTTTACCTCTGGTGTTTCAAAAGTGGAGATCGAAAGAGCTGCTAATAACAGAGTTAAAGTAAACGTACACACTGCAAAACCAGGTATGGTAATTGGTAAAGGTGGTCTTGGAGTAGAAGAAGTTAAAAAAGACCTAGAAAAAATGACTAAGAAAAATGTAGTAGTAAATGTTGTAGAAGTAAAACGTCCTGAAATAGATTCTCAGTTAGTTGCAGAAAGCATTGCATTCGCTTTAGAGAGAAGAATCTCATTTAGAAGAGCTATGAAACAAGCTATGCAAAGAGCAATGAGAGCTGGAGCTAAAGGAATCAAAGTTTCAACTTCTGGAAGATTAGGTGGAGCAGAGATGGCTAGAACTGAAGGATACAGTGAAGGAACTGTGCCACTGCATACACTAAGAGCAGATATTGATTACGGAACTGCTGAAGCAGATACTACCTACGGAAAATTAGGTATTAAAGTTTGGATATATAAAGGTGAGGTATTACCTACTAGAGCAAGAAAAGTAGTAAAAGAAGATAATAACCAAGAAGTAAACGCGTAA
- the rpsE gene encoding 30S ribosomal protein S5 gives MQKRIDASQLDVKEQVVAIRRVTKVVKGGRNFRFAALVVVGDENGHVGIGTGKAMEIPDAIRKGIQDAKKNMIQVPIVGTTIPHQVSGHFGAGNVLIMPAKEGTGIIAGGPVRAVLELSGLKDVRAKSLGSNNSRNMVNATIDGLSQLKRAQDVAKLRGKTVEELLG, from the coding sequence ATGCAAAAACGTATTGATGCGAGCCAACTAGACGTAAAAGAACAAGTTGTTGCTATTAGACGTGTAACTAAAGTAGTAAAAGGCGGTAGAAACTTTAGATTTGCTGCACTAGTTGTTGTAGGAGACGAGAACGGACATGTGGGCATTGGTACTGGTAAAGCAATGGAGATACCAGATGCTATTAGAAAAGGAATCCAAGATGCTAAGAAAAACATGATCCAGGTTCCAATAGTTGGAACTACTATTCCACACCAAGTAAGTGGTCATTTCGGAGCAGGAAATGTTTTAATAATGCCAGCTAAAGAAGGTACAGGAATCATAGCTGGGGGGCCAGTTCGTGCCGTACTTGAGTTATCAGGATTAAAAGATGTTAGAGCTAAATCTCTAGGATCTAATAACTCAAGAAATATGGTTAATGCTACTATCGATGGTTTAAGCCAACTTAAAAGAGCTCAAGATGTAGCAAAACTAAGAGGTAAAACAGTTGAAGAACTCTTAGGTTAG
- the rplW gene encoding 50S ribosomal protein L23, which produces MTNPHDIIIRPLVSEQSMNAMAEKKYTFVVSKKANKIDIKRAVEVIFGVKVEKVNTMNMIGKTKRMGKHEGKRADWKKAVVKLKADSKEIEFFDGM; this is translated from the coding sequence ATGACAAATCCACACGATATTATAATCAGACCTTTAGTATCAGAACAAAGCATGAACGCAATGGCTGAGAAAAAATATACATTCGTTGTGAGCAAAAAAGCTAACAAAATAGACATCAAAAGAGCTGTGGAAGTTATTTTTGGTGTTAAGGTAGAAAAAGTTAATACAATGAATATGATTGGTAAAACTAAAAGAATGGGTAAACATGAAGGTAAAAGAGCGGACTGGAAAAAAGCAGTTGTTAAGCTAAAAGCGGATAGCAAAGAAATCGAATTCTTTGATGGAATGTAA
- the rplP gene encoding 50S ribosomal protein L16: protein MLMPKRVKRRRVHRGKMAGKATKGNTVSYGEFGLMALEPSWITSNQIEAARIAMTRSIKRGGKVWIKIFPHKPVTKKPAETRMGAGKGSPEFWVAVVKPGRIMFEIAGVSEEKAREAMRLAMHKLPIKCKFVTREETEVKGVEADES from the coding sequence ATGTTAATGCCTAAAAGAGTGAAACGTCGTAGAGTTCATAGAGGTAAAATGGCTGGAAAAGCGACTAAAGGAAACACTGTATCTTACGGTGAATTCGGTTTAATGGCGCTTGAACCATCATGGATTACTTCTAATCAGATAGAAGCTGCCCGTATTGCGATGACAAGATCCATCAAAAGAGGGGGTAAAGTGTGGATTAAAATATTCCCACACAAACCAGTAACTAAAAAACCTGCTGAAACAAGAATGGGTGCCGGTAAAGGTTCTCCAGAATTTTGGGTAGCAGTTGTTAAGCCGGGAAGAATTATGTTTGAGATTGCCGGAGTTTCAGAAGAGAAAGCTAGAGAAGCTATGAGACTTGCAATGCACAAACTGCCAATCAAATGTAAGTTTGTAACAAGAGAGGAAACTGAAGTGAAGGGGGTTGAAGCTGATGAAAGCTAA
- the rplO gene encoding 50S ribosomal protein L15, translating into MKLHELRPAKGAVKEAKRKGRGTGSGLGKSAGRGGDGQKSRSGGGVRVGFEGGQMPLIRRLPKRGFNNPFKKQFNIVNIESLNKFDNGTEITAEFLKKVGVISKIEKDGLKILGEGNLEKSLTVKANKFTKTAAEKIEAAGGKVEVI; encoded by the coding sequence ATGAAGCTACATGAACTTAGACCTGCTAAGGGAGCTGTAAAAGAAGCTAAGAGAAAAGGTAGAGGAACAGGTTCTGGACTTGGTAAATCTGCTGGACGTGGTGGCGACGGACAAAAGTCTAGAAGCGGCGGCGGCGTTAGAGTAGGCTTCGAGGGCGGACAAATGCCTTTAATTAGAAGACTTCCTAAGCGTGGTTTTAATAATCCATTCAAAAAACAGTTCAATATAGTTAATATAGAGTCATTAAATAAGTTTGATAACGGTACGGAGATTACTGCTGAGTTCCTTAAAAAAGTAGGAGTTATTAGTAAAATTGAGAAAGATGGTTTAAAAATCTTAGGCGAAGGTAATTTAGAAAAAAGCTTAACGGTTAAAGCTAATAAATTTACTAAAACAGCAGCTGAGAAAATTGAAGCGGCTGGAGGAAAGGTCGAGGTGATTTAG
- the rplN gene encoding 50S ribosomal protein L14, producing the protein MIQQESRLRVADNSGAKELLCIRVLGGTKRRYARVGDIIICSVKSATPGGVVKKGQVVKAVVVRTTATTRRKDGTYIRFDENAAVIIKDDKQPVGTRIFGPVTRELRDREFMKIVSLAPEVL; encoded by the coding sequence ATGATCCAACAGGAATCACGTCTTAGAGTGGCTGATAATTCAGGCGCAAAAGAATTATTATGTATTAGAGTATTAGGTGGAACTAAAAGAAGATATGCAAGAGTAGGAGATATAATAATTTGTTCTGTTAAAAGCGCAACACCTGGTGGTGTTGTAAAGAAAGGTCAAGTTGTTAAGGCAGTTGTAGTAAGAACAACTGCAACGACAAGACGTAAAGATGGAACATATATTAGATTCGATGAAAATGCAGCGGTTATTATAAAAGATGATAAACAACCAGTAGGCACACGTATATTTGGACCGGTTACAAGAGAATTAAGAGACAGAGAGTTTATGAAAATTGTATCCCTAGCTCCAGAAGTACTGTAA
- the secY gene encoding preprotein translocase subunit SecY codes for MLSTLMNAWKIPELRSKIKYTFLLLIIFRLGAVIPVPGINIESVRAIVESAGLLSMFDMFSGGAFGNMTIFALSITPYITASIIMNLLTVAIPSLEELAKEGEEGRQKISQYTRYATIVLALIQAVGITVGLFNQALMTRDAFSITVVVLTLVAGTAFLMWLGEQITEKGIGNGISLIIFAGIVSGIPGGVYRTILLTQQGEVSILNILVFIVIVAAIVAGVVAIQEGTRKIPVQYAKRVVGRKMYGGQSTHIPLKVNQSGVIPVIFAMSVLAFPQTIAMFFGSETGFGRFVSVWLSPQASPGIYVYTILTAFLIVFFTYFYTAITFNPIEVATNMKKYGGFIPGIRPGKPTSEYLTKVLNRITLAGAIFLAAITIFPMILMPYLNIPVHFGGTAILIVVGVALETMKQIESQMLMRHYQGFLK; via the coding sequence GTGTTATCTACCCTAATGAATGCTTGGAAAATCCCCGAATTACGCAGTAAGATTAAATACACTTTTTTACTATTAATAATATTTAGACTTGGTGCAGTTATACCAGTTCCTGGGATAAACATTGAAAGTGTAAGGGCTATTGTAGAAAGTGCAGGTCTACTTTCAATGTTTGACATGTTTTCTGGAGGAGCCTTCGGAAATATGACTATATTTGCACTAAGTATTACTCCATATATTACTGCTAGTATCATTATGAATCTGTTAACTGTTGCAATACCAAGTCTTGAAGAGTTAGCTAAAGAGGGTGAAGAGGGAAGACAGAAAATTTCTCAATATACTCGTTATGCTACAATTGTTTTAGCACTTATTCAAGCTGTTGGTATTACAGTAGGATTGTTTAATCAGGCATTAATGACAAGAGATGCATTTAGCATAACTGTAGTAGTTTTAACACTAGTTGCAGGAACAGCATTCTTAATGTGGCTAGGAGAGCAAATTACTGAAAAAGGAATTGGTAATGGAATTTCTTTAATTATTTTTGCTGGTATTGTTTCAGGTATTCCGGGTGGAGTTTACAGAACTATATTGCTAACACAACAAGGTGAAGTCTCAATATTAAATATATTAGTATTTATTGTTATAGTAGCTGCAATTGTAGCTGGTGTAGTTGCAATTCAAGAAGGAACAAGAAAAATTCCAGTACAATACGCAAAAAGAGTTGTAGGAAGAAAAATGTACGGTGGTCAAAGTACACATATACCTTTGAAAGTTAATCAATCAGGGGTAATTCCGGTAATCTTTGCTATGTCTGTATTAGCGTTCCCACAAACTATAGCTATGTTCTTTGGTAGCGAAACTGGATTTGGTAGATTTGTTTCAGTATGGCTATCACCACAGGCTAGCCCTGGAATCTATGTTTATACAATATTAACAGCATTTTTAATTGTATTTTTCACTTACTTCTATACAGCGATTACTTTTAATCCGATTGAAGTTGCGACAAATATGAAAAAGTATGGTGGCTTTATCCCAGGTATAAGACCAGGCAAGCCAACATCTGAGTATTTAACTAAAGTTTTAAATAGAATTACATTAGCTGGAGCAATTTTCCTAGCTGCGATTACAATTTTCCCAATGATTTTAATGCCTTATCTTAACATCCCAGTTCACTTTGGTGGAACTGCAATTCTAATTGTAGTTGGGGTTGCTTTAGAAACTATGAAACAAATTGAATCTCAGATGTTAATGAGACATTATCAAGGGTTCTTAAAATAA
- the rplF gene encoding 50S ribosomal protein L6 translates to MSRIGLKPIEIPQGVEVNVDEKNLVTVKGPKGTLSEKISTDLTIAIEGNVLNVERPTNNKKHKSLHGLSRTLINNMVDGVTKGFEKKLQLVGVGYRANKQGNKLVLSLGFSHPVELVDPEGLTVEAPTQTEIIIKGINKQEVGNYAAKIRELRKPEPYKGKGIRYSDEVVRRKEGKTGKK, encoded by the coding sequence ATGTCAAGGATTGGATTAAAGCCAATTGAGATACCACAGGGCGTAGAAGTAAATGTTGATGAGAAAAATTTAGTAACAGTTAAAGGCCCTAAGGGAACTTTAAGTGAAAAAATAAGTACTGATTTAACAATCGCAATCGAAGGTAACGTATTAAACGTTGAGAGACCTACTAACAATAAAAAGCATAAATCATTACATGGTTTATCTAGAACTTTAATTAATAATATGGTTGATGGTGTAACTAAAGGATTCGAAAAGAAGTTACAACTTGTTGGTGTTGGATATAGAGCAAATAAACAAGGAAACAAACTTGTATTAAGCTTAGGATTTTCACATCCAGTAGAGCTTGTTGATCCTGAAGGATTAACAGTTGAAGCACCTACTCAAACGGAGATTATTATTAAAGGAATCAACAAGCAAGAAGTAGGAAACTATGCTGCGAAAATTCGTGAATTAAGAAAACCAGAGCCATACAAAGGTAAAGGTATAAGATACTCCGACGAAGTCGTAAGACGTAAAGAGGGTAAAACAGGTAAGAAATAA
- the rpsQ gene encoding 30S ribosomal protein S17, giving the protein MERGLRKTRVGRVVSDKMDKTIVVAVEDFVRHPLYGKAVKRTKKFKAHDELNTCQIGDKVRIMETRPLSKDKRWRLVTIIEKAK; this is encoded by the coding sequence GTGGAAAGAGGATTAAGAAAAACAAGAGTCGGCCGTGTAGTAAGTGATAAAATGGATAAAACTATCGTTGTGGCTGTTGAAGACTTTGTACGTCATCCTTTATATGGAAAAGCCGTTAAAAGAACAAAAAAGTTTAAAGCACATGATGAGTTAAATACATGCCAAATTGGTGATAAAGTAAGAATTATGGAAACAAGACCATTATCGAAAGATAAAAGATGGAGACTTGTAACAATAATTGAAAAAGCTAAGTAA
- the rplD gene encoding 50S ribosomal protein L4, with protein sequence MPKVAVYNVSGQQVSEMELSENIFAVEVNQFAIYEVVKNHLANRRQGTQSAKTRSEVRGGGRKPWRQKGTGRARAGTIRSPLWVGGGTVFAPKPRDYRYTVPKKVRRLAMKSALTSKVNSQDIIVLDELAFDAPKTKQMVSVLNNLKVDKKVLIVIADNNEAIVKSASNIPGVQTASVNTLNVYDIVNYDKFIITKDAVQKVEEVYA encoded by the coding sequence ATGCCTAAAGTAGCGGTATATAATGTGTCAGGACAACAGGTAAGTGAAATGGAACTTAGCGAAAATATATTCGCAGTTGAAGTAAATCAATTTGCTATATATGAAGTTGTAAAAAATCATTTAGCAAACAGAAGACAAGGAACTCAATCTGCTAAAACAAGATCAGAAGTAAGAGGTGGAGGCAGAAAGCCTTGGAGACAAAAAGGAACTGGTAGAGCTCGTGCTGGTACTATAAGATCACCATTATGGGTTGGTGGTGGAACTGTGTTCGCACCAAAGCCAAGAGATTATAGATACACTGTTCCTAAAAAAGTAAGAAGGTTAGCTATGAAATCAGCGTTAACTTCAAAGGTTAATAGCCAAGATATAATAGTATTAGATGAATTAGCATTTGACGCACCAAAAACTAAACAAATGGTTTCAGTATTAAACAACTTAAAAGTTGATAAAAAAGTTTTAATTGTAATTGCTGACAACAACGAAGCAATCGTTAAATCAGCAAGCAATATCCCAGGAGTTCAAACTGCATCAGTAAACACTTTAAACGTATATGACATTGTAAACTATGATAAATTTATCATTACAAAAGATGCGGTTCAAAAAGTGGAGGAGGTGTACGCATAA
- the rpsH gene encoding 30S ribosomal protein S8 — MTMTDPIADMLTRIRNASAVKHETVDVPASNIKREIANILLEEGFVKGFDVIDDGKQGIIRVQLKYGKNNEKVITGIKRISKPGLRVYAKRDEIPKVLGGLGIAIISTSKGIITDKIARKEGVGGEVVAYIW, encoded by the coding sequence ATGACAATGACAGATCCAATAGCGGATATGCTAACACGGATTAGAAATGCAAGTGCAGTTAAACATGAGACAGTTGATGTTCCTGCTTCAAATATAAAACGAGAAATAGCAAACATTCTTTTAGAGGAAGGGTTTGTTAAAGGTTTCGATGTAATTGATGATGGGAAACAAGGTATTATTAGAGTTCAATTAAAATACGGTAAAAACAATGAGAAGGTTATTACTGGTATTAAAAGAATATCTAAACCAGGATTAAGAGTATATGCTAAAAGAGATGAGATTCCTAAAGTACTTGGAGGTCTAGGAATTGCTATAATTTCTACTTCAAAAGGAATCATTACAGATAAAATTGCAAGAAAAGAAGGCGTTGGCGGCGAGGTTGTTGCTTACATCTGGTAA